The proteins below come from a single Isoptericola dokdonensis DS-3 genomic window:
- a CDS encoding quaternary amine ABC transporter ATP-binding protein — translation MAADPSTTVPPTTRPTTTPTPAVSVRDVYKVFGPRPAQAVERLRAGEHRDELKKLGTAAVIDATFDVAPGEIFVVMGLSGSGKSTLIRMLNGLWTPTAGTVQVGDADLGSVGRKQLRAVRREHVSMVFQHFALLPHRTVLDNAAYPLEIQGVRPDERRERARAALDLVGLSGWQNSVPGQLSGGMQQRVGLARALAADTDVLLMDEAFSALDPLIRTEMQDQLLDLQHRLGKTVVFITHDLNEAMHLGDRIAIMRDGRIDQIGTPTQILDAPANEYVAQFVADVDRSRVITAAAAMTALGDVPGGAAEIADSPTVTEGTTLADALAPLADADGPLRVVGDDGATVGVLAADDVVSAMAQPGGTAAPDAAPTEGGRA, via the coding sequence ATGGCAGCCGACCCCAGCACCACCGTTCCCCCCACCACCCGACCGACGACCACCCCGACACCCGCGGTCTCCGTCCGCGACGTCTACAAGGTCTTCGGGCCCCGCCCCGCCCAGGCCGTCGAGCGCCTGCGGGCCGGCGAGCACCGCGACGAGCTGAAGAAGCTCGGCACGGCCGCCGTCATCGACGCGACGTTCGACGTCGCCCCCGGCGAGATCTTCGTCGTCATGGGACTGTCCGGCTCGGGCAAGTCCACCCTCATCCGCATGCTCAACGGCCTGTGGACGCCCACGGCCGGCACCGTGCAGGTCGGCGACGCCGACCTGGGCAGCGTCGGCCGCAAGCAGCTGCGTGCCGTGCGCCGCGAGCACGTCTCCATGGTGTTCCAGCACTTCGCGCTCCTGCCGCACCGCACCGTGCTCGACAACGCGGCCTACCCCCTGGAGATCCAGGGCGTGCGACCGGACGAGCGCCGTGAGCGGGCCCGCGCCGCACTCGACCTCGTCGGCCTGTCCGGCTGGCAGAACTCCGTGCCCGGGCAGCTCTCCGGCGGCATGCAGCAGCGCGTCGGCCTCGCCCGAGCCCTGGCCGCCGACACCGACGTCCTGCTCATGGACGAGGCGTTCAGCGCCCTCGACCCGCTGATCCGCACCGAGATGCAGGACCAGCTCCTCGACCTGCAGCACCGGCTCGGCAAGACGGTCGTGTTCATCACCCACGACCTCAACGAGGCCATGCACCTCGGGGACCGCATCGCCATCATGCGCGACGGCCGCATCGACCAGATCGGCACGCCGACGCAGATCCTCGACGCCCCCGCCAACGAGTACGTCGCGCAGTTCGTCGCGGACGTCGACCGGTCCCGCGTCATCACGGCGGCCGCCGCCATGACCGCGCTGGGTGACGTCCCCGGCGGCGCGGCCGAGATCGCCGACTCCCCCACCGTCACCGAGGGGACCACCCTCGCCGACGCGCTCGCCCCCCTCGCCGACGCCGACGGCCCGCTGCGGGTCGTGGGCGACGACGGCGCCACGGTGGGCGTGCTCGCCGCCGACGACGTCGTGTCCGCGATGGCCCAGCCGGGCGGCACCGCCGCACCGGACGCCGCCCCGACGGAAGGAGGCCGCGCATGA
- a CDS encoding DUF58 domain-containing protein, whose protein sequence is MALTWRAVALAALGVLPVAVWPVPGTALAWGLLVVAACALDVLLAASPQQVTVQRSVPTSARVGTPTASTLVVTHTGARRLRGRVRDAWPPSLATDRVEGGLTPHTDPAAVTATARHDVDLPPGGSVRLRTPLLPTRRGQRLAGPVTVRTTGPLGLAGRQRSLPAGGALRVLPEFASRRHLPSRLARLREMDGRAAVQVRGEGTEFDSLREYVVGDDVRSIDWRATARGGDVVVRTWRPERDRRVVVVLDTGRTSAARIGLLDDGSVNTGGTRLEASIEAALLLGALADRAGDRVQVLAYDRAVRAQVAGAAGPRLLPAMAESLATVDPVLLETDWPGLVAQVRSRVSQRSLVVLLTSLDPAAVETGLLPVVDLLTGTHQVVVAAVADAEMATMRRDRGDSEEVYTAAAAARADLERSAVAAVLRRHGAEVVEALPAQLAPRLADTYLALKAAGRL, encoded by the coding sequence GTGGCCCTGACCTGGAGGGCGGTCGCCCTCGCCGCGCTCGGCGTGCTCCCGGTCGCCGTGTGGCCGGTGCCGGGGACGGCCCTCGCATGGGGGCTGCTCGTCGTGGCGGCGTGCGCCCTGGACGTGCTGCTCGCCGCGTCGCCTCAGCAGGTGACCGTCCAGCGGTCGGTCCCGACGTCGGCGCGCGTCGGCACGCCGACGGCCTCGACGCTGGTCGTGACGCACACCGGGGCGCGGCGGCTGCGCGGCCGGGTCCGCGACGCGTGGCCGCCGTCGCTGGCCACGGACCGCGTCGAGGGCGGTCTGACGCCCCACACCGACCCCGCGGCCGTCACCGCCACCGCCCGGCACGACGTCGACCTGCCGCCCGGCGGGTCGGTGCGGCTGCGCACCCCGCTGCTGCCGACCCGCCGCGGGCAACGGCTCGCGGGCCCGGTGACGGTCCGCACGACCGGTCCCCTGGGTCTGGCGGGACGCCAGCGCTCCCTGCCCGCCGGCGGCGCCCTGCGCGTCCTGCCCGAGTTCGCGTCCCGACGTCACCTGCCGAGCCGCCTCGCCCGACTGCGCGAGATGGACGGCCGCGCCGCGGTCCAGGTGCGCGGCGAGGGCACCGAGTTCGACTCCCTGCGCGAGTACGTCGTCGGCGACGACGTCCGCTCCATCGACTGGCGCGCCACAGCCCGCGGCGGCGACGTCGTCGTGCGCACGTGGCGCCCGGAGCGCGACCGCCGGGTCGTCGTCGTGCTGGACACGGGCCGCACCTCCGCGGCCCGCATCGGGCTCCTCGACGACGGTTCGGTCAACACCGGGGGCACCCGGCTCGAGGCGAGCATCGAGGCCGCGCTGCTGCTCGGGGCGCTGGCCGACCGCGCGGGCGACCGGGTGCAGGTGCTGGCCTACGACCGGGCCGTGCGGGCGCAGGTCGCCGGCGCCGCCGGGCCGCGGCTGCTCCCGGCGATGGCCGAGTCGCTGGCCACGGTCGACCCCGTGCTGCTGGAGACCGACTGGCCCGGCCTCGTCGCCCAGGTGCGCTCCCGCGTCTCCCAGCGCTCCCTCGTGGTGCTCCTGACCTCGCTCGACCCCGCCGCCGTGGAGACCGGCCTGCTGCCCGTGGTCGACCTCCTCACGGGCACCCACCAGGTCGTCGTCGCCGCCGTCGCGGACGCGGAGATGGCGACCATGCGCCGCGACCGGGGCGACTCCGAGGAGGTGTACACGGCCGCGGCGGCGGCGCGCGCCGACCTGGAGCGGTCGGCCGTCGCGGCGGTGCTGCGCCGGCACGGTGCCGAGGTGGTCGAGGCGCTGCCGGCACAGCTCGCCCCACGGCTCGCCGACACCTACCTCGCGCTCAAGGCGGCCGGGCGGCTCTGA
- a CDS encoding acyltransferase family protein: MLQTRTPTTPPLTPAPATGATTAATPRLHLLDVLRFGAAAAVVVYHFTATPTASQYWGQDVTVLFDGLNQVTRYGWLAVEAFFVISGFAILWSAQGRTVPQFVGSRAGRLYPALWACVLATAALQAFWTDGRHLSWAETLANLTMAPDLFGAELSQVVYWTLLVELKFYVLVGLLLAFGPITRSRALGLALGWPAAGIVLRALGYPELAEHFVVRHAVYFGIGMVLFLLWQDARDRRAGHAPDRRAITATLASLGALLALATTRVAESAHAASSLQGVDVDPWVSLGVFGACVAAIWASTRPWAGLRHAGAARAAVTAGALTYPLYLVHTQFGWAVTQWLTRAGVGTAVTLAAATAASLGLAVAIHRAVERPAHRPLRRATTAACERLAERQRARVGRASHPAHVTQATAILGPEVMAVTPQVTLR; this comes from the coding sequence ATGCTGCAGACGAGAACACCGACGACGCCCCCGCTCACCCCCGCGCCCGCCACCGGGGCGACCACCGCCGCGACGCCGCGGCTGCACCTGCTGGACGTGCTGCGCTTCGGCGCCGCGGCCGCCGTCGTCGTCTACCACTTCACGGCCACGCCGACGGCGTCGCAGTACTGGGGGCAGGACGTCACCGTCCTGTTCGACGGGCTCAACCAGGTCACCCGCTACGGCTGGCTGGCCGTCGAGGCGTTCTTCGTCATCAGCGGGTTCGCCATCCTGTGGAGCGCGCAGGGTCGCACGGTGCCGCAGTTCGTCGGGTCTCGCGCGGGGCGCCTCTATCCCGCCCTGTGGGCCTGCGTCCTGGCCACGGCCGCCCTGCAGGCCTTCTGGACGGACGGACGCCACCTGAGCTGGGCGGAGACGCTGGCCAACCTCACGATGGCCCCCGACCTGTTCGGGGCCGAGCTGTCGCAGGTCGTCTACTGGACGCTGCTGGTCGAGCTGAAGTTCTACGTGCTGGTCGGGCTGCTGCTCGCGTTCGGCCCGATCACCCGGAGCCGAGCCCTCGGGCTCGCCCTGGGCTGGCCCGCGGCGGGGATCGTGCTGCGCGCTCTCGGCTACCCGGAGCTGGCGGAGCACTTCGTGGTGCGGCACGCCGTGTACTTCGGCATCGGGATGGTGCTCTTCCTGCTCTGGCAGGACGCCCGCGACCGGCGCGCGGGCCACGCACCGGACCGGCGGGCGATCACCGCGACCCTCGCCTCCCTCGGCGCCCTGCTCGCGCTCGCCACGACACGCGTCGCGGAGTCGGCCCACGCCGCCTCGTCGCTGCAGGGCGTGGACGTCGACCCGTGGGTGTCGCTCGGCGTCTTCGGTGCGTGCGTGGCGGCGATCTGGGCGTCGACCAGGCCCTGGGCGGGCCTGCGGCACGCCGGGGCGGCGCGCGCCGCGGTCACGGCCGGCGCGCTCACCTATCCCCTCTACCTGGTGCACACCCAGTTCGGCTGGGCGGTCACGCAGTGGCTCACCCGGGCGGGCGTCGGCACCGCCGTCACCCTCGCGGCGGCGACGGCCGCGAGCCTGGGGCTCGCCGTCGCGATCCACCGGGCCGTCGAACGCCCGGCGCACCGGCCGCTGCGCCGGGCGACGACGGCCGCCTGCGAGCGCCTCGCGGAGCGGCAGCGTGCCCGGGTCGGCCGGGCCTCCCACCCTGCGCACGTGACGCAAGCCACAGCAATCCTTGGCCCTGAGGTGATGGCCGTCACCCCGCAGGTCACGCTACGGTAA
- a CDS encoding immunoglobulin domain-containing protein: MLSSRARVRARLVAALTAATLVTSGLAATSATATVGATPTVAAVQVVAASKSTPSISGTAKVGNRLKAKSGSWTSGTRLTYVWKVAGSKAGTGKYFTPKAKHQGKKVQLVVTGKRPGHAKVVRKSAKKTVAAGTFATVTPKIFGSAKVGSTLKVTRGTWKPAPSSYSYRWYADGRAISGATGTSFKLTAAQRGDKLTVRVTGKRAGYTTKTRVSAKTSTVTMAAPRITSQPQGDYLLAGQTVRFSVGATGSNLSYQWQRRGQSDDSWRNLTGRTSSTLSFTARSVDTLAEYRVVVRNAAGTATSAEAMLLVDSVEAEPYPADTIYLGNYWLQVVTPTEREDLGGGFSEVYALVSACSTGGDTSETPYWDLYSEYRAGGVWYDGEEYDLGADADGCGQVLIDAVVPTAGARGGIWSITDISGSSEYGFTTQYIDGLN, encoded by the coding sequence ATGCTGTCCTCTCGCGCGCGCGTGCGCGCGAGGCTCGTCGCGGCGCTCACCGCCGCGACGCTCGTCACGTCCGGCCTCGCGGCGACCTCCGCCACGGCCACCGTCGGCGCCACGCCCACCGTCGCGGCCGTCCAGGTCGTGGCCGCCTCGAAGTCGACGCCCTCGATCTCGGGCACGGCCAAGGTCGGCAACCGGCTCAAGGCCAAGAGCGGCTCCTGGACGTCCGGCACGAGGCTCACCTACGTCTGGAAGGTCGCCGGCTCGAAGGCCGGGACCGGCAAGTACTTCACCCCGAAGGCGAAGCACCAGGGCAAGAAGGTGCAGCTCGTCGTCACCGGCAAGCGTCCCGGCCACGCCAAGGTCGTGCGCAAGAGCGCGAAGAAGACCGTCGCCGCCGGCACCTTCGCCACCGTGACGCCGAAGATCTTCGGCTCCGCGAAGGTCGGGTCCACCCTCAAGGTCACCCGCGGCACCTGGAAGCCTGCCCCGAGCAGCTACTCCTACCGGTGGTACGCCGACGGCCGCGCGATCTCCGGCGCCACCGGCACCTCCTTCAAGCTGACGGCCGCGCAGCGTGGCGACAAGCTCACCGTCCGCGTCACCGGCAAGCGCGCCGGTTACACGACGAAGACCCGGGTCAGCGCCAAGACGTCCACCGTGACGATGGCGGCGCCCCGGATCACGAGCCAGCCGCAGGGTGACTACCTCCTGGCGGGCCAGACCGTGCGGTTCAGCGTCGGTGCCACCGGCAGCAACCTGAGCTACCAGTGGCAGCGTCGCGGCCAGAGCGACGACTCGTGGCGCAATCTCACGGGTCGCACCTCCTCGACGCTCTCCTTCACCGCCCGTTCGGTGGACACCCTCGCCGAGTACCGCGTGGTCGTCCGGAACGCTGCCGGTACCGCCACCAGCGCCGAGGCCATGCTCTTGGTCGACTCGGTCGAGGCAGAGCCCTACCCTGCCGACACCATCTACCTGGGCAACTACTGGCTGCAGGTCGTCACACCGACCGAGAGGGAAGACCTCGGTGGCGGTTTCAGCGAGGTGTACGCCCTGGTCAGTGCCTGCTCGACCGGCGGCGACACCTCGGAGACCCCCTACTGGGACCTCTACTCCGAGTACCGGGCCGGCGGCGTCTGGTACGACGGCGAGGAGTATGACCTCGGCGCCGACGCGGATGGCTGCGGCCAGGTCCTGATCGACGCGGTCGTGCCGACGGCAGGCGCCCGTGGCGGCATCTGGTCGATCACCGACATCAGTGGTTCGTCGGAGTACGGCTTCACGACGCAGTACATCGACGGGCTGAACTGA
- a CDS encoding ABC transporter permease, which produces MIHAAADTGTFVPRLPIGEWVDTAVDWVTATFDPVFDGIRSILETLYESLEWVLVTPPFAVVALVLAALAFWAKGWKLGLGTLVGFVVIAGVDQWTTAMETLALVLLATVVALLLGIPLGIWAARDDRVSRVVRPVLDFMQTMPAFVYLIPTVVIFLTGPVPGLVATVAFAIAPGVRLTELGIRQVDTEVVEAGRAFGATDGRILRQIQVPLALPTIMAGVNQVILLSLSMVVVAGLVGAPGLGAEVVASFQRIDVALGAEAGLAVVLLAIYLDRVTSALADRAPVARALAAAR; this is translated from the coding sequence ATGATCCACGCCGCCGCCGACACCGGTACCTTCGTCCCCCGCCTGCCGATCGGCGAGTGGGTCGACACGGCCGTCGACTGGGTCACCGCGACGTTCGACCCCGTCTTCGACGGGATCCGCTCGATCCTCGAGACCCTCTACGAGAGCCTCGAGTGGGTGCTCGTCACGCCACCGTTCGCCGTCGTCGCCCTCGTGCTCGCCGCCCTGGCGTTCTGGGCGAAGGGCTGGAAGCTGGGCCTCGGCACCCTGGTCGGGTTCGTCGTCATCGCCGGCGTCGACCAGTGGACGACCGCGATGGAGACCCTGGCGCTCGTGCTGCTCGCCACGGTCGTCGCCCTGCTCCTGGGGATCCCGCTGGGCATCTGGGCGGCGCGGGACGACCGGGTCTCCCGCGTCGTGCGACCCGTGCTCGACTTCATGCAGACGATGCCCGCCTTCGTCTACCTCATCCCCACGGTCGTCATCTTCCTCACGGGCCCCGTGCCGGGCCTCGTGGCGACCGTCGCGTTCGCCATCGCCCCGGGCGTCCGGCTCACCGAGCTGGGCATCCGCCAGGTCGACACCGAGGTGGTGGAGGCAGGTCGCGCGTTCGGCGCCACCGACGGCCGCATCCTGCGCCAGATCCAGGTGCCGCTCGCACTGCCCACGATCATGGCCGGCGTCAACCAGGTCATCCTGCTGTCGCTGTCGATGGTCGTCGTCGCCGGGCTCGTCGGAGCCCCCGGCCTGGGGGCGGAGGTCGTCGCGAGCTTCCAGCGCATCGACGTCGCGCTCGGCGCCGAGGCAGGCCTCGCCGTCGTCCTCCTGGCGATCTACCTCGACCGCGTGACCTCCGCGCTGGCCGACCGGGCTCCCGTGGCCCGCGCCCTGGCCGCCGCCCGCTGA
- the ahcY gene encoding adenosylhomocysteinase: MTDTTSAPATTPGFDEVLGQHKVRSLALAEAGRHQIRLAEHEMPGLMALREEFGAAQPLAGARIAGSLHMTVQTAVLIETLVALGAQVRWASCNIFSTQDEAAAAVVVGPHGTPEAPQGVPVFAWKGESLEEYWDCTEQILVWPGDEGPNLILDDGGDATMLVHLGLQYERAGIVPPDTLPGEPDHTHEMNVVRSVLRRALESDPLRWTGIAQQLGGVTEETTTGVHRLYHLAEAGELLFPAINVNDSVTKSKFDNKYGIRHSLPDGINRATDILIGGKVAFVAGYGDVGKGAAEAFRGQGARVIVSEVDPICALQAAMDGFQVARLEDVVGEADFFITTTGNKDVVRVEHMLAMKDKAVVGNIGHFDNEIDMAGLEGVPGVVKTEIKPQVHEWTLPAGEGRAERSIIVLSEGRLLNLGNATGHPSFVMSNSFANQVIGQLELFADMARPAEERQYERQVYRLPKVLDEKVARLHLDALGVRLTALSPSQADYLGVPVEGPYKPEHYRY; encoded by the coding sequence ATGACCGACACCACGTCGGCACCCGCGACCACGCCCGGATTCGACGAGGTCCTCGGGCAGCACAAGGTCCGCTCGCTCGCGCTGGCCGAGGCCGGCCGCCACCAGATCCGGCTCGCGGAGCACGAGATGCCGGGCCTCATGGCGCTGCGCGAGGAGTTCGGTGCGGCGCAGCCGCTGGCGGGCGCCCGCATCGCCGGGTCGCTGCACATGACCGTGCAGACGGCGGTGCTCATCGAGACGCTGGTCGCCCTCGGCGCGCAGGTGCGCTGGGCGAGCTGCAACATCTTCTCCACGCAGGACGAGGCCGCCGCGGCGGTCGTCGTCGGACCGCACGGCACCCCGGAGGCGCCGCAGGGCGTGCCGGTGTTCGCCTGGAAGGGCGAGTCGCTGGAGGAGTACTGGGACTGCACCGAGCAGATCCTCGTGTGGCCGGGCGACGAGGGGCCGAACCTCATCCTCGACGACGGCGGGGACGCGACGATGCTGGTCCACCTGGGCCTGCAGTACGAGCGCGCGGGCATCGTGCCGCCGGACACCCTGCCCGGCGAGCCGGACCACACCCACGAGATGAACGTGGTGCGCAGCGTCCTGCGTCGTGCCCTGGAGTCGGACCCGCTGCGCTGGACGGGCATCGCCCAGCAGCTCGGTGGCGTCACCGAGGAGACCACGACGGGCGTGCACCGCCTCTACCACCTCGCGGAGGCGGGCGAGCTGCTGTTCCCGGCGATCAACGTCAACGACTCGGTGACGAAGTCGAAGTTCGACAACAAGTACGGCATCCGCCACTCGCTGCCCGACGGCATCAACCGCGCCACCGACATCCTCATCGGTGGCAAGGTCGCGTTCGTCGCGGGCTACGGCGACGTCGGCAAGGGCGCCGCCGAGGCGTTCCGCGGCCAGGGTGCGCGTGTCATCGTGTCCGAGGTGGACCCGATCTGCGCCCTCCAGGCGGCGATGGACGGCTTCCAGGTCGCGCGCCTGGAGGACGTCGTCGGCGAGGCGGACTTCTTCATCACCACGACGGGCAACAAGGACGTCGTGCGGGTCGAGCACATGCTCGCCATGAAGGACAAGGCCGTCGTGGGCAACATCGGCCACTTCGACAACGAGATCGACATGGCGGGCCTCGAGGGCGTGCCGGGCGTCGTCAAGACCGAGATCAAGCCGCAGGTCCACGAGTGGACGCTCCCGGCGGGCGAGGGCCGTGCCGAGCGGTCGATCATCGTGCTGTCGGAGGGTCGCCTGCTCAACCTGGGCAACGCGACCGGCCACCCGTCGTTCGTCATGTCGAACTCGTTCGCGAACCAGGTCATCGGTCAGCTCGAGCTGTTCGCCGACATGGCCCGCCCCGCCGAGGAGCGGCAGTACGAGCGCCAGGTCTACCGCCTGCCCAAGGTGCTGGACGAGAAGGTCGCCCGCCTCCACCTCGACGCCCTCGGCGTCCGGCTCACCGCGCTGAGCCCGTCGCAGGCCGACTACCTGGGTGTGCCCGTCGAGGGGCCGTACAAGCCCGAGCACTACCGGTACTGA
- a CDS encoding RDD family protein, whose product MHQGIVIGEGVVLETRPASFATRAVGALVDVVVVGVLALVVLYMVSGSSLVLDQQWGRTLSIALAVALLVVLPVTVETLSRGRSTGKLVMGLRVVRDDGGPVRFRHALVRALVGVFELWLTFGSVAVIASLSNAKGKRLGDLLAGTYAVRVRSSRGWTTPLVLAPGLETWVRGADIRRLPDGLALEVRQVLDRAPRLSPASRRHLTDTLAGQVEAYVAPGPPPGTSAETFLHAVLHERRERELVRGEVERDRAAAQAAVLHRLPYAVPDPRD is encoded by the coding sequence GTGCACCAGGGAATCGTCATCGGCGAGGGCGTCGTCCTCGAGACCCGGCCCGCGTCGTTCGCGACCCGCGCCGTCGGCGCACTGGTCGACGTGGTGGTCGTGGGGGTCCTCGCCCTGGTCGTGCTGTACATGGTCTCCGGCTCGTCGCTGGTGCTCGACCAGCAGTGGGGCCGGACGCTGTCGATCGCCCTGGCCGTGGCGCTGCTGGTCGTCCTGCCGGTGACCGTCGAGACGCTGTCGCGCGGGCGGTCGACGGGCAAGCTCGTCATGGGGCTGCGCGTCGTGCGGGACGACGGCGGTCCTGTCCGGTTCCGGCACGCGCTGGTGCGGGCGCTCGTGGGGGTGTTCGAGCTGTGGCTGACCTTCGGCTCGGTGGCGGTGATCGCGTCGCTGTCGAACGCGAAGGGCAAGCGGCTGGGTGACCTGCTGGCCGGGACGTACGCGGTGCGCGTCCGCAGCTCGCGCGGGTGGACGACGCCGCTGGTGCTGGCGCCCGGGCTGGAGACCTGGGTGCGGGGCGCGGACATCCGCCGGCTGCCGGACGGCCTCGCGCTCGAGGTGCGGCAGGTGCTCGACCGGGCGCCCCGCCTGTCACCGGCGTCGCGGCGTCATCTCACCGACACCCTGGCGGGCCAGGTCGAGGCGTACGTGGCACCCGGCCCGCCGCCCGGGACGTCCGCGGAGACCTTCCTCCACGCCGTCCTGCACGAGCGGCGGGAGCGTGAGCTGGTGCGCGGCGAGGTCGAGCGGGACCGCGCCGCCGCGCAGGCCGCCGTCCTGCACCGGCTCCCCTACGCGGTCCCCGACCCGCGGGACTGA
- a CDS encoding stage II sporulation protein M produces MDLDAFSTVHGPEWRRLEELVRRRRLDGAESDELVRLYQAVATHLSTVRSAAPDPVTVARLSDLLARARTRISGAHEPGWSDVTRFALVTVPVALYRIRWWTLAVTVAFLAVAVVVGVQVATDPAALAAMGTPSEQEQYVQQAFASYYDPKLSFAAMVWTNNAWIAALMIGLGITGVGPVYVLYTNAVSIGGIGGMMAAHGELSLFLQLITPHGLLELTSIFVAGAAGLRIFWAWVAPGPRRRSVALAAEARSLITVAVGLVGALALSGVVEGFVTGSTLPWWLKIVIGALALGAFLAYFLVLGRRAVRAGETGDLDADRAGVVLPTAG; encoded by the coding sequence GTGGACCTGGACGCCTTCAGCACCGTGCACGGACCCGAGTGGCGACGCCTCGAGGAGCTCGTGCGCCGCCGCCGCCTCGACGGTGCGGAGTCGGACGAGCTGGTCCGTCTCTACCAGGCGGTCGCGACCCACCTGTCGACCGTCCGGTCGGCCGCCCCCGACCCGGTCACGGTCGCCCGGCTGTCGGACCTGCTGGCCCGGGCCAGGACCCGCATCTCCGGGGCGCACGAGCCAGGCTGGAGCGACGTGACCCGGTTCGCGCTCGTCACCGTCCCGGTCGCGCTGTACCGGATCCGCTGGTGGACGCTCGCCGTGACCGTCGCGTTCCTCGCCGTCGCGGTCGTGGTGGGGGTGCAGGTCGCCACCGACCCGGCCGCGCTCGCCGCGATGGGCACGCCCTCGGAGCAGGAGCAGTACGTCCAGCAGGCCTTCGCGTCCTACTACGACCCGAAACTGTCGTTCGCGGCGATGGTGTGGACGAACAACGCGTGGATCGCCGCGCTGATGATCGGGCTCGGCATCACCGGCGTCGGCCCCGTCTACGTGCTGTACACCAACGCCGTCTCCATCGGCGGCATCGGCGGCATGATGGCCGCCCACGGCGAGCTCTCGCTCTTCCTCCAGCTCATCACCCCCCACGGGCTGCTGGAGCTGACGAGCATCTTCGTGGCGGGGGCCGCGGGGCTGCGGATCTTCTGGGCCTGGGTCGCTCCCGGACCGCGACGACGCTCGGTGGCGCTCGCGGCGGAAGCACGCTCGCTGATCACCGTGGCCGTCGGCCTCGTGGGGGCGCTGGCGCTGTCCGGCGTCGTCGAGGGCTTCGTCACCGGATCGACGCTGCCGTGGTGGCTGAAGATCGTCATCGGGGCGCTCGCGCTCGGGGCGTTCCTCGCGTACTTCCTGGTGCTCGGTCGGCGCGCGGTCCGGGCGGGGGAGACCGGCGACCTCGACGCCGACCGGGCGGGCGTCGTCCTGCCGACCGCGGGCTGA